From a region of the Coffea arabica cultivar ET-39 chromosome 3e, Coffea Arabica ET-39 HiFi, whole genome shotgun sequence genome:
- the LOC113737011 gene encoding anthocyanidin 3-O-glucosyltransferase 2 encodes MEKIELVMVMAPMMGHLVPAIELAKIMLQKANCLSISFLMMNSTFDPEATAKIESLTASCKFDRLHFRHLPMPDISQWNIPHQGIYLHQLTEFHKSNVRETVSKIKGFAGIIVDMINTPMMDIADELSVPSYIFFTCSAACLGVMLHFQALEDQQTIKTLHLLQRETKLVIPSFTNEVPIGVLPIFTTSERVWSGRFLKHTRNYRRAKGIIINTFADFESQAIDTLSMKHSYGTTGVPTIYPVGLILNRSQIQAESTKGHLEVIYWLDDQPAKSVLFICFGSTGSFKLDQVKEIALGLEKSGYRFIWVLKRPSAIKIGFAGEVENHGALLPEGFLNRTASIGKVVSWVPQLAILSHPAVGGFVSHCGWNSTLESIWCGVPIATWPLVADEQLNAFQLVKELGIAVEISLDYNEANEHQPLVKAGQIEKGIREVMDGENEVRKRVKELSEKSRQAIKEGGSSHVTFENLIHTICSSLPKSGV; translated from the coding sequence ATGGAGAAAATTGAACTAGTGATGGTCATGGCGCCAATGATGGGGCACTTAGTACCAGCCATCGAGCTAGCGAAGATAATGCTTCAAAAAGCAAATTGTCTTTCAATCTCGTTCCTCATGATGAATTCAACATTCGACCCCGAAGCCACTGCCAAAATCGAGTCTCTCACTGCCTCGTGCAAATTTGATCGCCTTCATTTCCGTCACCTTCCGATGCCAGACATCTCTCAATGGAATATTCCACATCAAGGAATCTACCTTCATCAACTCACCGAGTTTCACAAGTCTAATGTACGAGAAACAGTCTCTAAAATCAAAGGTTTTGCAGGGATTATTGTTGACATGATAAACACGCCAATGATGGATATAGCTGACGAGCTCAGTGTTCCTAGCTACATCTTTTTCACTTGTAGTGCGGCCTGTCTTGGCGTTATGCTCCATTTCCAAGCACTTGAAGATCAGCAAACTATAAAAACATTGCATTTACTCCAGAGAGAAACTAAATTGGTCATTCCTAGTTTTACCAACGAAGTTCCAATTGGTGTACTCCCAATATTTACAACTTCCGAGAGAGTTTGGTCAGGCAGGTTCTTGAAGCATACTCGCAATTATAGAAGAGCAAAGGGAATCATTATCAACACTTTTGCTGATTTTGAATCTCAGGCTATTGATACTTTGTCAATGAAACATTCTTACGGTACAACAGGAGTGCCAACCATCTATCCTGTGGGATTAATCCTGAATAGATCTCAAATCCAGGCAGAATCCACTAAAGGCCATTTAGAAGTGATTTATTGGCTGGATGATCAGCCTGCAAAGTCGGTGCTTTTCATCTGTTTTGGAAGTACAGGAAGTTTCAAATTAGATCAAGTGAAAGAAATAGCACTGGGCCTTGAAAAAAGTGGCTATCGGTTTATTTGGGTTCTTAAGAGGCCCTCGGCTATAAAAATAGGATTTGCAGGGGAAGTTGAGAATCATGGAGCTCTTCTACCAGAAGGATTCTTGAATCGAACAGCTTCGATTGGAAAGGTTGTCAGCTGGGTTCCACAATTGGCTATTTTGTCACACCCGGCTGTGGGCGGATTTGTCTCGCACTGTGGTTGGAATTCAACGTTGGAGAGTATTTGGTGTGGTGTGCCAATTGCTACATGGCCGTTGGTTGCAGATGAACAATTGAATGCCTTCCAATTGGTGAAAGAGTTAGGAATAGCTGTGGAAATTAGTTTGGATTACAACGAAGCCAATGAGCATCAACCATTGGTGAAAGCAGGACAAATAGAGAAAGGAATAAGGGAAGTGATGGATGGTGAGAACGAAGTCCGGAAAAGGGTGAAAGAGCTTAGTGAGAAAAGTAGGCAGGCTATCAAGGAAGGTGGATCATCTCATGTGACCTTTGAGAATCTCATACATACTATCTGCAGCAGCCTTCCTAAGTCTGGCGTTTGA